One Ignavibacteria bacterium genomic window carries:
- a CDS encoding T9SS type A sorting domain-containing protein, which yields MNYYDGQGGIYKFNGSDWVNIFPYPAYVYSILKTSSGKILAAAYENGQAKIYSSIDEGTNWNSYSFGINFTSTDLIKDRRNNIYLSTAGYGIYLSNDDGNSFSQIGITGPEFTSLYIDGDILYAGSNGYGVYRTSNLGQNWELLNDGFGQEKYVLSLGATPNGYLYAGMNYYGIYRSVNQVLDVESEINQLRAFQLYQNYPNPFNPKTRIKFSLADKNTVTLKLYDLLGREITTLLNEEKSPGIYEAELDLSNYNLAGGVYFIHLSSADNYSIKKMIYLK from the coding sequence ATGAATTATTACGATGGTCAGGGTGGAATTTACAAGTTCAATGGTTCGGATTGGGTTAACATCTTTCCTTATCCTGCATATGTTTATTCAATACTAAAAACATCTTCAGGAAAAATCCTTGCTGCAGCTTATGAAAATGGTCAGGCAAAAATTTATTCTTCGATCGATGAAGGTACAAACTGGAACAGTTATTCCTTTGGAATTAATTTTACATCAACAGATTTGATCAAGGATAGAAGAAATAATATTTATCTTTCAACAGCTGGTTATGGAATTTATCTTTCTAATGATGATGGGAATTCGTTCAGTCAGATTGGGATTACTGGACCCGAATTTACATCACTTTATATTGATGGAGATATTCTTTATGCGGGTTCAAATGGTTATGGTGTTTATAGAACATCAAATCTGGGTCAAAATTGGGAATTATTAAATGATGGTTTTGGGCAGGAAAAATATGTTTTGAGTTTAGGTGCAACTCCAAATGGTTATCTTTATGCAGGAATGAATTATTATGGAATTTATCGATCGGTTAATCAAGTTTTAGATGTCGAAAGTGAAATTAACCAATTAAGAGCTTTTCAATTATATCAAAATTATCCTAATCCGTTTAATCCAAAAACTCGAATCAAATTTTCGCTGGCTGATAAGAATACTGTAACTCTTAAACTTTATGATTTATTGGGGAGAGAAATTACAACTCTATTAAACGAAGAAAAATCGCCCGGTATTTATGAAGCTGAGTTAGATTTAAGTAATTACAATTTAGCAGGTGGCGTTTATTTTATTCATTTAAGTTCAGCGGATAATTACTCGATTAAAAAAATGATTTATTTGAAATAA
- a CDS encoding DUF4974 domain-containing protein → MTKKNKIIDAQFIIRVIKNEVTEEEREFFNQWLEESDEHKEEFGKIALLWDKTGTLPTPLSPDLISEWEKLKDKLTKNTDQIPEKSYRIYTISDQNFDEPVKTKYFSEYFKKHIVLTRAAAIILISLIAYQFISLPIPQKFNNQIQESKFYEFVTQKGEKATIPLADGSIVYLNADSKLTYPQFFDEHKRLLKLEGEAYFSVKSDPEKPFVVQTGDKFTEVKGTEFNVKFRKNKLSVVVTKGVVVLYNQDSSKFVDLRKGELITSTSNGFTQPIKVDTRLYTAWRENKLSFVATPLSDVLEEIERFYNVETLCKNNKILDRKLTGYFDSNSLDEILTKISLALDFKFQRKGKKIIIF, encoded by the coding sequence ATGACTAAAAAAAATAAAATTATTGACGCTCAGTTTATAATTCGAGTGATTAAAAATGAAGTCACAGAAGAGGAAAGAGAATTCTTCAATCAATGGCTCGAAGAAAGTGATGAACACAAAGAGGAGTTCGGTAAAATCGCTCTCCTTTGGGATAAAACAGGTACCCTGCCGACTCCTCTTTCCCCTGATTTAATTTCAGAATGGGAAAAATTAAAAGATAAACTCACAAAAAATACAGACCAAATTCCAGAAAAATCTTACAGAATTTATACAATATCAGATCAAAATTTTGATGAACCTGTAAAGACAAAATATTTTTCAGAGTATTTCAAAAAACATATTGTCCTTACCAGAGCAGCTGCAATTATTTTGATTTCTTTGATTGCTTATCAGTTTATAAGTTTACCTATCCCTCAAAAATTTAACAATCAGATTCAGGAATCTAAATTTTATGAATTCGTTACTCAAAAGGGAGAAAAAGCAACCATTCCTCTTGCCGACGGAAGCATTGTTTATTTAAATGCAGATTCAAAATTAACTTATCCTCAATTTTTTGATGAACACAAAAGATTACTGAAACTTGAAGGTGAAGCTTATTTTTCAGTTAAATCAGATCCCGAGAAACCATTTGTCGTCCAAACAGGTGATAAATTTACAGAAGTGAAAGGCACTGAGTTTAATGTCAAATTCAGAAAGAATAAATTAAGTGTCGTAGTTACAAAAGGAGTTGTGGTTTTATACAATCAGGATAGTTCAAAATTTGTAGATCTTCGCAAAGGTGAATTAATAACTTCTACAAGTAATGGATTTACCCAACCGATAAAGGTAGACACAAGACTTTACACAGCCTGGCGCGAAAACAAATTGTCTTTTGTCGCTACTCCGCTTTCTGATGTTCTTGAAGAGATAGAGAGATTTTATAATGTCGAGACTTTGTGTAAGAATAATAAAATTTTAGACCGTAAATTAACTGGTTATTTTGACTCCAATTCACTTGATGAAATTCTTACAAAAATTAGTCTCGCCTTAGATTTCAAATTCCAGAGAAAAGGTAAAAAAATTATTATCTTTTAA
- a CDS encoding TonB-dependent receptor, whose product MTLNFVCILLLLINTITSVNEIYGQDGDSLVSEIVRGGLMIEKNNLEFLQSEKDSYLLPSQSILSSKITIELSEGTIRDVLNIISSKTGIRMIYSDDLVRDKVTDIRFYDETVENVLNYLFRNKEVSYILTEKNELIIAKTQKIDEETGSIQGTVRDKSGEPLIGANVIVKENKFGAATNRFGKYSIHKLKPGKYTVEASFIGYQKESKEVIVKKGEAVTVDFYLESTAFYIGAIEVVGTTELIPKDANTKTVISGAEVEHFQASSIGDVLDLVPGVQKTSNPGLSKTSQVAIRGEETDKLSALGTLVMVDGIPISNNANLQFEKWTSGITGPSNVGGGVDLRTIPADNIESIEVIRGLPSVRYGDVTAGVINVKTKTGVQPHRLKIKNNPDTRELNLGGGKNFGLTGFSYNLNAAQSERDIRKKGDEYIRLTGQAVFTRDFLDNKLNTNWKLFGQRIFDEEQPKGDVYQTRNYNRGYSLQTSSWGKYVSIPDIENFNYNAYINYRRENSMKSRLVQSDLRILPSGDTVSTYLGKVETRGNEWQIGGRFEWERLYLTGDFIHKLLVGSDVQYEANTGEGVLIDTLFNYYGVESGKLPYRFDDIPGQVLASIYAEDKVTGKLGLDFTAVFGFRYEMYRPYGINLSGLLGKGDFVKSHQGSFFNPRVNLIAYLSEYNQIRLSLGTSSKSPAMSYIYPPPTVSKWRNPLDSQTVFFRLNTRNPELKGYKETQYEISYDHRFGNLIGTSLTAYYKQRKQDPTGQTIPLFYYRELNGQSYLYYIDKYSIQQNLGWSISKGIEFTARSSKIKPLNMEFQIVGSYNFVKRGSNGWAFDSDPDQTLGRFPNYKVPGVPFDTLIGFVYDASLYWSDRLILNYYVKYTHPTLGLWITLRAEHTIFERSKTYNLEPIDFSVITDSVKLNTVKIARDWDERIKKKPAKWLFNINISKSLFKGAEISFYVNNVFDDPALYRYQYTYNPNDIAEEARNPSLFYGIEFSMIVDELFR is encoded by the coding sequence ATGACTTTGAATTTTGTTTGCATTTTATTGCTTCTGATAAATACAATTACATCCGTAAATGAAATTTATGGACAGGACGGCGATAGTCTTGTTTCGGAAATTGTTCGCGGCGGCTTGATGATTGAGAAAAACAATCTTGAATTTTTGCAATCAGAAAAAGACAGTTATCTATTACCATCTCAATCAATCTTATCAAGTAAAATTACAATTGAACTTTCTGAAGGGACAATTAGAGATGTCTTAAATATCATTTCATCAAAAACCGGCATCAGAATGATTTATAGCGATGACCTTGTTAGAGATAAAGTAACAGACATTCGCTTTTATGACGAAACTGTTGAGAATGTTTTGAATTATCTTTTCAGAAACAAAGAAGTTAGTTACATCTTAACTGAAAAAAATGAATTGATAATTGCAAAGACACAAAAAATAGATGAAGAAACAGGTTCAATTCAGGGAACAGTTCGCGATAAATCTGGCGAGCCATTAATTGGCGCAAATGTTATTGTTAAAGAAAATAAATTTGGTGCAGCCACTAATCGATTTGGAAAATATTCAATTCACAAATTGAAACCGGGCAAGTACACCGTCGAAGCATCATTTATTGGTTATCAAAAGGAATCAAAAGAAGTTATTGTCAAAAAAGGTGAAGCAGTTACGGTAGATTTCTATCTTGAAAGCACTGCATTTTACATTGGTGCAATCGAAGTCGTTGGAACAACCGAATTAATTCCGAAGGATGCGAATACAAAAACCGTAATTAGCGGTGCAGAGGTTGAACATTTTCAAGCTTCAAGTATTGGCGATGTACTGGACCTTGTCCCGGGCGTGCAAAAAACTTCAAATCCCGGACTTTCAAAAACAAGTCAGGTTGCGATTAGAGGTGAAGAGACCGATAAACTCTCTGCACTTGGTACGCTTGTAATGGTTGATGGAATTCCAATCTCAAACAATGCAAATCTTCAGTTTGAAAAATGGACAAGTGGAATTACTGGACCTTCGAATGTTGGCGGTGGCGTTGACCTGAGAACAATTCCAGCAGACAACATTGAATCGATTGAGGTGATTCGTGGTCTTCCCTCAGTTAGATATGGAGATGTAACTGCTGGTGTAATTAATGTAAAAACCAAAACAGGTGTGCAGCCGCATCGACTTAAAATTAAAAATAATCCGGATACTAGAGAATTAAATTTGGGCGGTGGAAAAAATTTTGGTCTAACTGGATTTTCTTACAATCTTAATGCGGCACAGAGTGAAAGAGATATTAGAAAAAAAGGTGATGAATATATCAGATTAACTGGTCAGGCAGTTTTTACGAGAGATTTCCTTGATAACAAACTAAATACCAATTGGAAGTTATTCGGTCAGAGAATTTTTGATGAGGAACAACCCAAAGGAGATGTTTATCAAACAAGAAATTATAATCGTGGTTATTCGCTTCAGACATCTTCTTGGGGAAAATATGTTTCGATACCTGATATAGAAAACTTTAATTACAATGCATACATAAATTACAGACGAGAAAACAGTATGAAATCTCGTCTTGTTCAATCTGATTTGAGAATTTTACCAAGCGGCGATACTGTTTCAACATATCTTGGAAAAGTAGAAACTCGTGGAAATGAATGGCAAATTGGCGGAAGGTTCGAGTGGGAAAGATTATACTTAACTGGCGATTTCATTCACAAACTTTTGGTCGGTTCGGATGTACAGTATGAAGCAAATACTGGTGAAGGAGTTTTAATTGATACTTTATTTAATTACTACGGTGTCGAATCTGGAAAACTTCCATATCGATTTGATGATATTCCAGGTCAGGTATTAGCAAGCATTTATGCAGAAGATAAAGTAACAGGTAAGCTTGGTTTAGATTTTACTGCCGTGTTTGGTTTCCGCTATGAAATGTACAGGCCTTACGGAATCAATTTATCAGGATTACTGGGTAAAGGTGATTTTGTAAAATCACACCAGGGAAGCTTTTTTAATCCGAGAGTTAATTTAATTGCTTATTTAAGTGAATACAATCAAATCCGTTTAAGTTTAGGAACATCATCAAAATCACCGGCAATGAGTTACATTTATCCTCCGCCAACTGTTTCAAAGTGGAGAAATCCACTCGATAGTCAAACTGTATTTTTCAGATTGAATACTAGAAATCCAGAACTTAAAGGATATAAAGAAACTCAGTATGAAATTTCTTATGACCACAGATTTGGAAATTTAATTGGAACTTCTTTGACTGCCTATTACAAACAGCGAAAACAGGATCCAACTGGACAAACAATTCCCCTTTTCTATTACAGAGAACTTAATGGACAATCTTATTTATACTACATTGATAAATATTCTATTCAACAGAATCTTGGCTGGAGTATAAGCAAGGGGATTGAGTTTACAGCGAGATCGAGTAAAATTAAACCTTTAAATATGGAGTTTCAAATTGTCGGTTCTTATAATTTTGTAAAGCGTGGATCAAACGGTTGGGCATTTGATTCAGATCCTGATCAAACTCTTGGGAGATTTCCAAATTACAAAGTGCCCGGTGTTCCATTCGATACTTTAATTGGTTTCGTTTACGATGCTTCGTTATACTGGAGTGACAGATTGATTTTGAATTATTATGTTAAATATACTCATCCTACTCTTGGTTTGTGGATAACTTTAAGAGCAGAACACACGATCTTCGAAAGAAGCAAAACATATAATCTTGAGCCAATTGATTTCTCAGTTATTACAGACTCAGTCAAATTAAATACTGTTAAAATTGCTCGTGATTGGGATGAAAGAATTAAGAAGAAACCTGCGAAGTGGTTATTTAACATCAACATAAGTAAATCGTTGTTCAAAGGTGCTGAAATTTCTTTCTATGTGAATAATGTTTTTGATGATCCTGCACTTTATCGTTATCAATACACTTATAATCCAAATGATATTGCTGAAGAAGCTAGAAATCCTTCTCTCTTTTATGGAATTGAATTCAGTATGATTGTGGATGAATTATTCAGGTGA
- a CDS encoding DUF4876 domain-containing protein, whose product MKRLMFYFFAFVILFVGCAEQPPIAIDGEGKLDVIVLWDSTYSEDASIALPVANAKVFLNSRYGIKILMTDDNGRIILENLPTSIYGLSVRKTHPLDPNIMLIGVKQDLNVISGKTISDTIFVKPISATGIVINEIYTAGPVNNIFYFYDQFVEIYNASDSIRYLDGMIVMRVSGNNDGKGPGADEDDDGDIDGVTFAFKFPGNPGEQNIPIYPKQFVVLAVDAVNHKNMISTSIDLSNADWEFYNQYSPEDIDNPNVPNLINVFSHRTQDFLINLSTDVIVIADGRDSLLLDGVDISTIVDGVEYQPNPHPQSKKTLDPRVDRGYVLSPPRYSGRSIQRKEPGFDTNDSGTDFEIIEPPTPGRQ is encoded by the coding sequence ATGAAAAGATTAATGTTTTATTTTTTTGCATTTGTAATTTTATTTGTTGGATGTGCTGAACAGCCGCCTATTGCAATAGATGGTGAAGGTAAACTTGATGTAATTGTATTATGGGATTCGACTTACTCTGAAGATGCATCCATCGCGCTGCCAGTTGCAAATGCAAAAGTATTTTTAAACAGTCGATATGGAATAAAAATTTTAATGACAGATGATAATGGAAGAATTATCCTCGAAAATTTGCCGACATCGATTTATGGTCTATCGGTTAGAAAAACACATCCACTTGACCCAAACATTATGCTGATCGGTGTAAAACAGGATTTGAATGTAATTTCGGGTAAAACTATTTCGGACACAATTTTTGTAAAACCAATCTCGGCAACTGGAATTGTGATTAATGAAATTTACACAGCCGGACCGGTAAACAATATTTTTTACTTTTATGACCAATTCGTTGAGATTTATAATGCAAGTGATAGTATTCGATATCTTGATGGTATGATTGTGATGCGTGTGTCTGGTAATAATGACGGCAAAGGTCCTGGCGCCGATGAAGATGATGATGGCGACATTGATGGAGTCACTTTTGCGTTTAAATTTCCCGGAAATCCCGGTGAACAAAACATTCCAATCTACCCAAAACAATTTGTAGTTCTTGCTGTCGATGCAGTCAATCACAAAAATATGATTTCAACAAGCATTGATCTTTCTAATGCTGATTGGGAATTTTATAATCAATATTCACCTGAAGATATTGATAATCCCAATGTTCCAAATTTGATTAATGTTTTTTCGCATCGAACTCAAGATTTTTTAATTAATCTCTCAACAGATGTAATTGTAATCGCCGATGGTAGAGATTCTCTTTTACTTGATGGAGTTGATATATCAACAATTGTAGATGGGGTTGAATATCAGCCAAATCCACATCCACAAAGTAAAAAGACGCTTGACCCAAGAGTCGATAGAGGATATGTATTAAGTCCGCCAAGATACAGCGGCCGCTCAATTCAAAGAAAAGAACCTGGTTTTGATACAAATGATTCCGGAACTGATTTTGAAATTATTGAACCTCCAACACCAGGAAGACAATAA
- a CDS encoding DUF4876 domain-containing protein: MRAFIIKNLFRFCFVSLIAINLNSCAENPPVFVDGQGVLELVVLWDSTYTDSTLAVPVSDAKVIISSRYTAKICQTDQNGKLYLRNLPTSVYGFTVRKSHPIDPSIILVGSKQNVEIVSGKIVYDTIFVKPISSTGISINEIYCAGPVNNFFFFFDQFIELYNARDSVRYLDGMMIMRFSSNNEGKGPGADEDDDNDIDGATYVFKFPGKPGETNYPFYPKQFVVLASDAVDHRNVCATSYDLSNADWEFYNQYSPEDIDNPNVPNLINMRPDKTADFLIALTSDVIILSDGRDSIWQDGIDINTVVDGVEYQTNPHPQNKKTLDNRIDRSYVLSPPRYSGKSMQRREPGLDTNDSLSDFEILDRATPGYFK; the protein is encoded by the coding sequence ATGAGAGCTTTTATTATTAAAAATTTATTTCGGTTTTGTTTTGTGAGTTTAATTGCGATTAATTTGAATAGCTGTGCTGAAAACCCACCAGTATTTGTTGATGGGCAGGGAGTGCTGGAACTCGTTGTTTTGTGGGATTCAACTTATACAGATTCGACATTGGCTGTTCCTGTTTCGGATGCGAAGGTAATTATTTCTTCTCGTTATACTGCAAAAATTTGTCAGACAGATCAAAACGGAAAACTTTATTTGAGAAATTTACCTACTTCAGTTTACGGTTTTACGGTAAGAAAATCCCATCCGATTGATCCAAGTATAATTCTGGTTGGTTCTAAGCAAAATGTTGAGATTGTTTCTGGCAAAATTGTTTATGATACAATTTTTGTTAAACCAATTTCGAGCACTGGAATTTCAATCAATGAAATTTACTGTGCAGGACCAGTTAATAACTTTTTCTTTTTCTTTGATCAATTCATTGAACTATATAATGCGCGCGATAGCGTACGCTATCTCGATGGAATGATGATAATGAGATTTTCCTCAAACAATGAAGGTAAAGGACCTGGTGCAGATGAAGATGACGATAACGATATCGATGGTGCAACTTATGTCTTTAAATTTCCTGGAAAACCAGGTGAGACAAATTACCCATTTTATCCAAAGCAGTTTGTTGTTTTGGCTTCTGATGCAGTAGATCACAGAAATGTCTGTGCAACAAGTTATGATTTATCAAATGCTGATTGGGAATTTTATAATCAATATTCTCCTGAAGATATTGACAATCCCAATGTTCCAAATTTGATTAATATGCGTCCGGATAAAACTGCTGATTTTCTTATAGCTCTAACAAGCGATGTCATTATTCTTTCGGATGGAAGAGATTCAATTTGGCAGGATGGAATTGATATTAACACAGTGGTAGATGGTGTGGAATATCAAACCAATCCACATCCTCAGAATAAGAAAACTCTTGATAATCGAATCGATAGAAGTTATGTCTTAAGTCCGCCAAGATATAGTGGTAAATCAATGCAGAGGCGGGAGCCGGGACTTGATACCAATGACTCGCTTTCAGATTTTGAAATTCTTGATCGAGCAACACCAGGATATTTCAAATAA
- a CDS encoding T9SS type A sorting domain-containing protein, which translates to MTNITGVNDQSVTKPTTYSLSQNYPNPFNPSTTINFALPKESIVTLKVYNMIGQEIMTLINGEKINAGYHSVKVDGSKLTSGVYIYKLTAGDFVSVKKMVLMK; encoded by the coding sequence TTGACAAACATTACAGGAGTTAATGATCAGTCAGTTACAAAGCCGACGACATATTCATTATCACAGAACTATCCAAATCCATTCAACCCATCGACAACTATCAACTTTGCCTTGCCGAAAGAAAGCATTGTTACACTGAAAGTTTATAATATGATTGGTCAGGAAATTATGACTTTAATAAACGGCGAGAAAATTAACGCTGGTTATCATTCGGTTAAAGTGGATGGTTCTAAACTTACAAGCGGAGTTTATATTTATAAATTAACCGCTGGTGATTTTGTTTCTGTTAAGAAAATGGTTCTGATGAAGTAA